The sequence CCCTGGCGATGCTGGAAAAAGGTGAAATCGACCTGTTGCCCGCCGTGTACTACACGCCGGAACGGGCCAAAAAGATGCTTTTTTCCGAGCTGCCCATGCTGAACCTGTACACCACGCTCAACGTCCGGGCGGACGACGGGCGTTACTCCTATGAGGACTTTGACTCCTTCCAGGGCATGCGGGTAGGCATCATCGCGGGCAGCAAGGACGGCGAAAAATTCCGCCGGTACTGCCGCGACAACAACCTGAACCTGATCATCGTTCCCTATGCGGAAACCGCCGACCTGCTTGCCGCGCTGGGAAACAAGACCCTGGACGGCGTGGCCATCACCCACCTGGGACGCAACAGCGTTTTCCGCAGCGTGGCCCAGTTTTCGCCGGAACCCATGTACATCGCCGTGGCCAAGGACCGGCCGGAACTGCTGACCCGCGTCAACAAGGCCATGAATGTCATCGCCCTGCGCGACCCCTATTACGCCCTGCGCCTGCACACCGCGTATTTTTCGGTCAATGCGGAGCAGAAACCTGTTTTTACCGAACAGGAAGAAGCCTTTATCGCCCGGAAAAAACGGATCAAGGCCGCTTATGACCCCACCTGGGCGCCTCTGGAATATACAGATCCCTCCACAGGCCGTTTTGCCGGCGTGGTGGCGGACCTCTTCAAGCATATTGAAAGCGAGAGCGGCCTGCTCTTTGACTTTGTGCCGCTGCCGCAGGAAAAAGCGCTGGAAATGGCCGCCAGAGGCGAACTTGACGTGGTCTGCGTGATGGCCGGAGATTACCTCTGGAATGAACATTACAAACTCAATACCACCGGCGAATATCTGAGCACGCCGGCTTTGCTGGTCCGCCTGCGGCAGGGGGACGAAATCAAGACCATCGCCCTGCAAAAGGGCTACTGGCTCTCCAAGAGCGTCACCGAGGAGAATTCCGGCAAAAAAATTCTGTATTACGATTCCGTAAAGGACTGCTTCGACGCCCTGCTGGCGGGCAAAGCCGACGCCACCTATGCCAACGCCCATATTGTCAACTACCTGCGGGCCGAACCGCGTTACGCCACATTGAACGCGACGCCGCTGGGCAGATACACGGGGCAACTGCGCATCGGCGTTTCCCGCCATGCCGATCCAAGGCTGTTCGCCATTCTGGACAGGTGCGTCCAGTATACCTCCATGGAAGAAATGGACGATCTGGTGCTGAAAAACACCATCAAACCCCGCAACATCCGCCTGCGAGATTTTGTGGCCGAACATCCGGCGGAGGTCATCAGCGGCATTGTGGCCGTATTCGGTCTGATCATCCTGCTGCTGGCCTACAGCTTGGCCATGAAATCCAGGCACAACGCTCAGATCCAGTCCCTGCTCTACCGGGACCGGCTGACCGGTCTGGACAATATCGACAAGTTCTATGCGGAATGCAATCAGCTGCTGGCCGGCTCCAAAAACGAATACGCCCTGCTCTACGGCGACATCAGCCAGTTCAAAATCATCAACGACAACTTCGGCTTTGCCGTGGGCGACGAGCTGCTCCGCGCCTACGCGGCCATTCTGCGTGACAGCGTCGACCCGGACGAACGCTGCGCCCGCGTTTCCGCGGATCACTTCATTCTGTTGCTGCGCTACCACGATTGGGAGAAACTGTCGGCCCGAATCACGGACATGACCCAGTCCCTGGACGTCTGGCGCTACGCCCAGGGCCTGCCCTATAAAATAGGCACGGTCTTCGGCGTATACCTGGTGAACAAGGCGGAAAAATACAATATCCACCTTATGCTGGACCTGGCCAATTACGCCCGCCGAAACGCCAAGCTGAGCATGGGCGGTTCCCTGGCGCTCTATGACGAAAAGATGCGTCAGGACGCGCTTCTGCATCAGGAATTGAGCGGACGCCTGGAAAACGCCCTGGAACAGGGCGAACTGACGGCCTGGTATCAGCCCAAGGTGGATATGACCAGCGGCGAGATCATCGGCAGCGAAGCCCTGGTGCGCTGGAGCCATCCCACGCGCGGGCTGCTCATGCCGGGCAGCTTCATGCCGTTGTTCGAGCGTAGCGGCGCGGTGGTTCAGGTTGACCTGTATGTCTTTGAACAGGTCTGCAAGGCCCTGAGCGAGTGCGGCAAGCTGGGCCTGCCCCTGCATCCGGTTTCCAGCAACTTTTCCAGCCTGCATTTCGAGCGGCCGAATTTTGCGCGTCAGCTCGCGGAGATCGCCGCCCGCTATGAGGTGCCCCATCACCTGCTGGAAGTGGAAATCACCGAAAGCTCCATCATGCGCAATCCGGAATCCGCCTGCGCCCAGATCATGCAGTTGAAGGAACGGGGCTTCCTGATCGCCATTGACGATTTCGGTTCCGGCTATTCCTCACTGGGGAATATCCAGCAGATCATGGCCGACGTGCTCAAACTGGACCGCAGCTTCGTGCAGCGCAATATGCTCGGCGAACGGGAGCAGATCGTGCTCGGCAATGTCATCCGCATGGCGACGGAACTGGGCATGTCGGTTATCTGTGAAGGCGTGGAAAGCAGGGAACAGGCCAATATTCTCATCCAGCTCGGCTGCCGCAACGCGCAGGGCTTTTTCTACGCCAAGCCCATGCCCCGGCGGGAATTCGAGCAGATCCTGCGTGATGGAACCCGGCTGCCGGCATAGGCTCTCGCAGCCCCGGACCGCCGGGAAACGGCATCCCCATACATGACAGTCCGGCGCGAATTTTTCTGAAATCCGCGCCGGACTGTTCAACATGTTCAGTGCCCGATGCTTTCAGGTCGGAAAAGGCGATCAGGCTGTTCCGCCGCGCGCGGCCAAGCGTTCCAGCACAAGATTTTTCAGGCGTTCCACCTGCACGGCGGCGTCGTAATCCTGCCGCACGGCGCGGCGCGCTTCCTGCCCGATGAAGGCCAGGCGGGGCGCGCGGGCCGCCACGCCGGCCACAGTTTCAGCCATGGCCTGCGCATCCCAGAAATCGCACAGAAAACCGTTGATCCCGTGACGGAGCACTTCGCGTACGGGCGCGGTATCCGAACCCACCACCAGAACGCCGCAGGCCATGGCCTCCAGAATGCCCGTGGACAAAGCATACGGGGCCGTCAGATAGACGTGCGCCGTGGAGGCCCGCAGCATCCGCCGGTATTCGTTCAACGAACACGGCCCCAGCAGATGCACGCGGGCGCGCGCTTCGGCCGAAAGCGGCAGCGCTTCACGGCACTGGAGCAAGGCTTCCTCGTTGCGCCGCCGGGCCTCTTCTCCGGCGCGGGAAGGCCGGGTCGCGCCGGGCCAAGCCACCAGCACATGACAACCAGGCCGCAATTCCAGCAGCCGGGGCAGGCAGCGCGCGAATTGCGCGAAGCCGCGCGCCGTATCATGCAGCGGACCGGAAAAACTTATCAACTCGTCCACATCCGCAAGGTCAAGACCGCCGCCGACAAAGCCTTTCACCGGCGCGGGCGAAAAAAAAGCCGTATCCACGCCGCTGTGCAGCACACGAAGACGTTGGGCCAGAAATTCCGGATACTGATCGCGCTGCCAGTCCGAGGAAATCACCGCCAGATCCGCATCGCCCAAGGCATTGTATTCCCAGAGGTTGCGCACCCTGGCCGGGGCGAAGTCCGCCGGAGGCCGGGGCCGCCCCCGGTTGAAGAAGCAATAACTCTCCCCCTGGTTGTAAAACCAGTCCGCCTGTGCGAGGTAGAAGGCTTGGGGAAAAATGTCCCGCACATAAAAGCTGCCGCCCGCGGAAGAGGAAGCGCAGACCAGATCGGGCGCGAAGCCGTCCTTGCGCAGCCCCAGCATGGCGTTGCCGGCCCTGGCTCCGCGCCGGAAGCGGAGCACCGCCTCCCGTTCTGCGGGATCTTCGCTGGTATGGCCGAGCGGCGGGGCCAGACGCAAGCGGCGCACGCCGGGCAGGCCTCCTTTCTGACCGGTTTCGGAAAGAAAGAGCACCGTGTTTTCCGGCTCGGCGCCAAACGCGTGGGCCAACAGGCGGAACGGGCCGGGAAAAGACCCGTGCAGGAAAAGAATACGCATACAATCGCCTTTGTTTATGCCCGGACGCCGCCCTCTTCAGTTTGCGCGCCGTTTCGCTTCCTGTCGCTCGGAGATTCGCTCTCCCCGCCGTTATCACCGTCGTCACCGCCCGCCCCGGCGCGCAGCTTTTGCAGAAAATCCCGGCCCTGCCCGGTCTGCAAAAAGCCCTGTAAGGCCCGCACCACCTGCGGATCGTACTTGCGGGGCGTCTCGTTAAGAATGGCCATGGCCTGCTCCACGGTGTGGGCCATACGGTAGGAACGCGGGCGCAACAGGGCGCAGAACGTATTGGCCACAGCCAGAATACGGGCGTTGAAGCAGATCTGCTCACCCTTGAGCCCTTCCGGATAGCCCGAGCCGTCCAGCCGCTCGAACATCTGGGTGATGGCCTCCAGCACGGGCAGACCAAAATCAATACCGGTCAGGGCGTGCCGGGCGTACTCCACATGCCGCTCCAGAAGAGCCCGCTCTTCTCTGGAAAGCGCGCCGGTTTTGGTCAGCAATTCGCGGGGCAGCTGGATCATGCCGACCTGCGACAGACTGGCCGCCGTGCGCAGGGTCGCCAGGGTTTCGGCGTCATTGAGGCCCAGGCAGTAGGCCAGCGTCACGGAAAGCTGGGCCGTGAACGTGGATTGGCCGCAAAGGTAGGGGTCCACGGCTTCAATGGACCGCACGAAGGCCGCCACGGTCTGGGTGATCATGTACTGGGCTCGCTCCTGGGCCAGCACCAGTTCGGTAATGTCGCTGTACACCGAAACCACGCCCGACATACGGCCCTTGTCATCCCGGAACGGCGAGCAGGCCGTGAGAAAATGACGCGTCCGCCCGTCCACGGGCAGGGCCTCGGTAAAGCTGGCCATATCCTCGGTCTGGTGCACGGTCAGGGTATGCGTCACCAGACTGCGGGCCAGATCCGGCGGCAGCTGGATGTACGGCAGACCGCGCAGTTGATCCACGCTCAGACCGGCCATCCGGGCGTAGCTCTGATTGACGTAGTAGATCACCCCGCTCAGATCATTGAGTACAATGCCCGCCGACAGGGCGGAGTTGACCCCGTCCATGATCTGTTTCTGCTGGTTAACCACCAGGTAGAGACGGCGCATCTGGTCGGCCACGGCGCGTTCATGCCGCCCCACCAGCCACCACCACAGAGCCACCAGCACAATGCCGGCCAGGGTCGTGACCAGTACGGCGGCCAGAAGCACGTTTTTGCGGAAGCCCGCGTACTGGGCTTCCGCCTGGGCCGCGTCCACGCTCTGCATTACCAGCCAGGGCATGCCGGGCACGGGCAGAGCCAGGGTATAGGCCCGCACCTCCCGGCCGCCGGTCGCGGGCTCGTCGCGCAGGGCCAGCGGCAGGCGGCCGCCGTCCAGTCGCCAGCCGGGCAGATCAAGCGTGCCGGAACGCGCCGCAGGATTGATGAGCTGCACGTCCTGCCCCCGGCTCTGAAGAATGCCGGAATTGAACATGCCGCCGGCGTCGGTGCGGGTAATGGCCTTGGCCACGGGCAGCACATTGTAGGTAGCCACCAGAATGGAAACCACCCGTTTGCCCGAGCTGTCCACATAGAGAGGCGCGAACAGCGGAAAGGCCATATCCATGACCAGTTCGCCGTCCTGACGGCGCACCGGCAGCATGACGGGCCGCCCGCTCTCCAGCACGGCGGCCAGAAAGGCCCGCTGCTCTTCGCTGAACTGCGCCGCGGCGGCCGGGGCCAGATAGACCTCAAGCCTCGTGTTCAGCAGATACGCGCCCCAGAGGCTGTTTTTTTCGACAAAATCGCGCAGTTGTCTGCGCATCATGGGTAGCCGGGGAGCCAGATTATCCAGAGGGTCAATCGTGTCGGCTTCCGCCGGATCTCCCGGCATTCCCGGCGCAAAGCCCGGCAGCGCTTCCGGCGGCGGAGGAACGTCCTCTTCCGTCTGGAGGGCCAACTCCCGCAGCTTTTCCGCCGGAATTCCGGAGGCGTCCGCCTCCGCGGCGAACAGGCGCAGCAGATCCAGGCCCACAAAGGCTTCCACCTGGCCCTTGAGCGTGCCGGACCAGACCGTCAGCAGGGCCACCTTGTTGCCCGCCTGGGTACTCATGTTTTGTTCCATCTCCCGCAACAGCCGCGCCCGGGAACTCTGCAGAACCCAGTGCGACGCCACGGCCACGGACACCGCCACCAGTGCCAGCAGCGCCAGCATGATCAGCGCCGTGCGCCGTTTGCGGCGCGAGCTTTGAGCTGTGGAATCCTGTGCCATGATAATTTCCTTACGTAATGACTCAACGCTCCCGCAGGGCGTTCTGTTTGGCTTTCAGAATGGGCTTGAGCAGATAGTCGAGCACCGTTTTCTTGCCGATCAGAATATCCGCGGTCACGATCATGCCGGGAATAATGGGCAGCACTTCATTGTGGTAGGTGATGGCCGTTTTTTGCGTGCGCACCTTGACCAGATAATGATAGTTGCCCTTCTTGTCTTCAATGGTGTCGGCGCTGATGGACTCCAGTTTGCCCTCCAGGCCCCCGTAGATGGAAAAATCATAAGCTGAAACCTTGACCATCACATCCTGGCCGGGCCGCAGGAAGGCCACGTCCTTGGGGCTTACCTTGGCTTCCACCAGCAGAGTGTCGTCCAGGGGCACGATATCCATGATGGGTTCGCCGGGCTTGACCACGCCGCCCACGGTATTGATGTAGATCTGCTTCACCGTGCCGCGCACCGGGGTGCGCAGCTCCGTGCGCGTCACGCGGTCGCTGCCCGCGGAGAGGGTTTCGCGCAGGGAGTTCAGCTCCAGACGGCGCTTGTTGATTTCCTCGGTGATGGCCGCATTCTGCTCCGCCCTGCGTGAGGCGATGCGTTGCCGCGATTCATCGGCGGCGGCCTGCGCTTTGGGGATGCTGGCGGCCAGCATGTCGATCTGCCCCTGAAGCTCCACCACTTTCTGTTGCAGGCCCAGATATTCCATGCGCGAAAAATTGTTGCGCTGCACCAGGGCATAGGCCGTATCGCGCTGCTCAATGGACAGGGCCAGACTGCGATCCAGCTGGGTCTTGCGCGCGGCCTGCTCTTCCACGTCGCGTCGCCGCTGCTCATACTGGGACTTGAGCACCTCGATTTCGGCATTGAGCTGGTTCTGACGAGACTGCCAGGCGTTTTCCTGGTCGCGGATGATCTGCCGGGCGCGGGCCAGGGTGCTGTCATCCACCGCATGGCCGATGAGTTTGGCGGCCCAGCCCCGAAGATCCTCGGGAAAAACAGGACGCTGGTCCTTGAGTTCCGCTTCCAGACGGATGATGGCCAGGCTGTTTTCCATGGCCTTGTTCACGGCGTCTCGGTAGGAGGATTCGGCCAGTTCGTTATCCAGTTGGGCCAGCACGTCGCCCTTCTCCACAATCTGGCCTTCGTGCACCTGCACGGAGCGCAGGATGCCGCCCTCCAAGTTCTGAATGGTCTGGGTGCGCTGCGAACCCACCACTTGGCCTTCGGCGTGGGTTACCTCGTCAATCTTGGCAAAGGCCGCCCAGATCAGCAGGCAGACAAACATCACGGCCACGGTGACCGACAGGGCGCGTACCCCGAAACGGGGCCGCCGGGCCAGAGCGGCATCCACTTCGCTGGCGAACTGGATATCGTCCGGGGTGAGGCCGTGCAAGGGCGCGTCCATAGCCGCGAACAAACCCGGATTGGCGCCGGGAGCCGGACCAGAGGCAGGTCCGCCGGGCCCGCTGTCTCCCATGGGTCCGTTGCCTTCACCGTCCTTGCCTCTGTTGCGCACAAGGTCGCGGATGGACTGGATCAGGCCGCGGTCCGGCTTCTGCTCGGACTCGTCCCCCACAAACAGTGCCCGCAAAAAGGCCAGCGCCCCACTCTTTACCGTTCCTTCCGGCGAATCCTTGCCGTCGCCGCCCAGAGGCATGGCCGCAAGCTCGTCCATCGGCGGCAGCATGGCCTCCGGCATGGGCGGCACACCCAAGGGGAAGCCGTTTTCAGCGGCCGCTTTCGAAGACATGCCGGAATCCGGGGAAGCGCCGCGCGGCGCGCCGGGCATCAACGGCATGGAATCCGTCAGTTTTTGTGGAATATCGCCTTCAGGCACATCCAACGGCGCTTCCGGCACGGAAGCGCCCGGCCGCGGAACCCAGGCCTGAGGGCCGGGTTCCGCGGCCGGGGATTTTTCCCCTTTCCAGGCGGCAAGATCCGTGGCGCGCGCGGCGCGCTCGTCCAGCATGGCGGCAAAAGGCGTCGCAACGTCCGGGGCGTGGGCCGCTCCGGGCATGGCGGGCATGTCCCCGCCGGGACGCGCTTCCGTTTGCCGGGACCGGTCTTCGTTCACCGTGGACGCCGGAGCGTTGTTTTTATCGAAACTCAGCGGCATTTCAGTTCTCCACCGGCTGCGGACGCTCCGGCCGTTGCTCACCGCCGGCGACGTTCATACTTTGTCTGGAGCGCTCGCGCAGACGCTGGAGCACCATGTCGCGCGGGCCGTCCAGCTTGATCTGGCCGTTTTCCATGACAATCAGCCGCTCCACAATGCGCAGCATGGACAAGCGGTGGGTGACCAGCACCACGGTGCGTCCGTCCATAACGGTTTGCAGGCGCTTTTGCAGCATCAGTTCGGAATCCGTGTCCATATTGCTGGTGGGTTCGTCCAGAATCAGCACTTCCGGGTCGCGCACCAGGGCGCGGGCCAGAGCCACGGACTGACGCTGCCCGCCGGACAGGGCCTTGCCCTGTTCGCCCACCTGGGCCGCGAAGCCCGCCGGATTGTTGCGCAAAAAGTCCGTTACGCCGGCCAGCGCCGCAGCGCGCAGAATCAGGTGATCGTTGATGGAGGGATCGCCCAGGGCGATATTGTCCCGTACGCTGCCGTAAAAGAGCACCACATCCTGCGGCAGCACGCCCACCCTGCCCCGCAGGTCCGAGCTGGGAATCTGGCGGATGTCCACATCTCCGAATTTCACAGCGCCGTCCTTGGGCTGATAAAGGCCGATCAGCAGTTTGGACAGCGTGCTCTTGCCCGAACCCATGGGGCCGATGACTCCCACCCGCTCGCCGGGCTTGATGTGCAGGGAGACGCGGTCCAGCGCAAGGCGCTCAGAGCGGGGATAGGCGAAGGAGACGTTCTCCATGGTAAAGGAGGGCCGCAGCATGCCGAAATCCATACAGGTGCGCTCGGACTGGTTTTCCGAGGGCAGTTCCATGAGCATGTCCAGAGCCTTGAGGGTCACGTGCGAATTCTGCATGCGGGTGAGCAGCGAGGCCATCTGAAGCAACGGAGCCATGGTCCGGCCCACCAGGATGTTGCAGCCGATGAGCGCGCCCATGGTCATGGAGCCGTCGGTGATCCGGTACACGCCCCAGACGATCATGGCCACGGTGACGAACTGCGTGATGAGCATGGAGGCCGTGATGGCCAGGTTATTATACTTGCGGGCCTCGCTGGTGGATTTGGCCGAAAGGCCCACCACCGACTCCCAGAGCCGCTGCATGCGGCTTTCCGCCATGCAGGACTTGAGGGTCTCCAGACCCCCCACGATTTCCACCAGCAGCGCGTTTTTCTGCATGTTCTGCTTGTAGCTGGCCTCCGCGCACTGGCGGGAACGGTGCTGCAGCAGCAGGCCCACGCCCAGCAGCAGGGGA comes from Desulfovibrio porci and encodes:
- a CDS encoding HlyD family type I secretion periplasmic adaptor subunit yields the protein MPLSFDKNNAPASTVNEDRSRQTEARPGGDMPAMPGAAHAPDVATPFAAMLDERAARATDLAAWKGEKSPAAEPGPQAWVPRPGASVPEAPLDVPEGDIPQKLTDSMPLMPGAPRGASPDSGMSSKAAAENGFPLGVPPMPEAMLPPMDELAAMPLGGDGKDSPEGTVKSGALAFLRALFVGDESEQKPDRGLIQSIRDLVRNRGKDGEGNGPMGDSGPGGPASGPAPGANPGLFAAMDAPLHGLTPDDIQFASEVDAALARRPRFGVRALSVTVAVMFVCLLIWAAFAKIDEVTHAEGQVVGSQRTQTIQNLEGGILRSVQVHEGQIVEKGDVLAQLDNELAESSYRDAVNKAMENSLAIIRLEAELKDQRPVFPEDLRGWAAKLIGHAVDDSTLARARQIIRDQENAWQSRQNQLNAEIEVLKSQYEQRRRDVEEQAARKTQLDRSLALSIEQRDTAYALVQRNNFSRMEYLGLQQKVVELQGQIDMLAASIPKAQAAADESRQRIASRRAEQNAAITEEINKRRLELNSLRETLSAGSDRVTRTELRTPVRGTVKQIYINTVGGVVKPGEPIMDIVPLDDTLLVEAKVSPKDVAFLRPGQDVMVKVSAYDFSIYGGLEGKLESISADTIEDKKGNYHYLVKVRTQKTAITYHNEVLPIIPGMIVTADILIGKKTVLDYLLKPILKAKQNALRER
- a CDS encoding EAL domain-containing protein produces the protein MIPNTPRILHFILGLCFLLSPLPLLAEPEKTEKAVRVGYYEDGDYMRRTPGGEYVGFNFEYPQEIAKFSGLTYRVVDGVSWENTLAMLEKGEIDLLPAVYYTPERAKKMLFSELPMLNLYTTLNVRADDGRYSYEDFDSFQGMRVGIIAGSKDGEKFRRYCRDNNLNLIIVPYAETADLLAALGNKTLDGVAITHLGRNSVFRSVAQFSPEPMYIAVAKDRPELLTRVNKAMNVIALRDPYYALRLHTAYFSVNAEQKPVFTEQEEAFIARKKRIKAAYDPTWAPLEYTDPSTGRFAGVVADLFKHIESESGLLFDFVPLPQEKALEMAARGELDVVCVMAGDYLWNEHYKLNTTGEYLSTPALLVRLRQGDEIKTIALQKGYWLSKSVTEENSGKKILYYDSVKDCFDALLAGKADATYANAHIVNYLRAEPRYATLNATPLGRYTGQLRIGVSRHADPRLFAILDRCVQYTSMEEMDDLVLKNTIKPRNIRLRDFVAEHPAEVISGIVAVFGLIILLLAYSLAMKSRHNAQIQSLLYRDRLTGLDNIDKFYAECNQLLAGSKNEYALLYGDISQFKIINDNFGFAVGDELLRAYAAILRDSVDPDERCARVSADHFILLLRYHDWEKLSARITDMTQSLDVWRYAQGLPYKIGTVFGVYLVNKAEKYNIHLMLDLANYARRNAKLSMGGSLALYDEKMRQDALLHQELSGRLENALEQGELTAWYQPKVDMTSGEIIGSEALVRWSHPTRGLLMPGSFMPLFERSGAVVQVDLYVFEQVCKALSECGKLGLPLHPVSSNFSSLHFERPNFARQLAEIAARYEVPHHLLEVEITESSIMRNPESACAQIMQLKERGFLIAIDDFGSGYSSLGNIQQIMADVLKLDRSFVQRNMLGEREQIVLGNVIRMATELGMSVICEGVESREQANILIQLGCRNAQGFFYAKPMPRREFEQILRDGTRLPA
- a CDS encoding glycosyltransferase translates to MRILFLHGSFPGPFRLLAHAFGAEPENTVLFLSETGQKGGLPGVRRLRLAPPLGHTSEDPAEREAVLRFRRGARAGNAMLGLRKDGFAPDLVCASSSAGGSFYVRDIFPQAFYLAQADWFYNQGESYCFFNRGRPRPPADFAPARVRNLWEYNALGDADLAVISSDWQRDQYPEFLAQRLRVLHSGVDTAFFSPAPVKGFVGGGLDLADVDELISFSGPLHDTARGFAQFARCLPRLLELRPGCHVLVAWPGATRPSRAGEEARRRNEEALLQCREALPLSAEARARVHLLGPCSLNEYRRMLRASTAHVYLTAPYALSTGILEAMACGVLVVGSDTAPVREVLRHGINGFLCDFWDAQAMAETVAGVAARAPRLAFIGQEARRAVRQDYDAAVQVERLKNLVLERLAARGGTA
- a CDS encoding HD domain-containing phosphohydrolase — its product is MAQDSTAQSSRRKRRTALIMLALLALVAVSVAVASHWVLQSSRARLLREMEQNMSTQAGNKVALLTVWSGTLKGQVEAFVGLDLLRLFAAEADASGIPAEKLRELALQTEEDVPPPPEALPGFAPGMPGDPAEADTIDPLDNLAPRLPMMRRQLRDFVEKNSLWGAYLLNTRLEVYLAPAAAAQFSEEQRAFLAAVLESGRPVMLPVRRQDGELVMDMAFPLFAPLYVDSSGKRVVSILVATYNVLPVAKAITRTDAGGMFNSGILQSRGQDVQLINPAARSGTLDLPGWRLDGGRLPLALRDEPATGGREVRAYTLALPVPGMPWLVMQSVDAAQAEAQYAGFRKNVLLAAVLVTTLAGIVLVALWWWLVGRHERAVADQMRRLYLVVNQQKQIMDGVNSALSAGIVLNDLSGVIYYVNQSYARMAGLSVDQLRGLPYIQLPPDLARSLVTHTLTVHQTEDMASFTEALPVDGRTRHFLTACSPFRDDKGRMSGVVSVYSDITELVLAQERAQYMITQTVAAFVRSIEAVDPYLCGQSTFTAQLSVTLAYCLGLNDAETLATLRTAASLSQVGMIQLPRELLTKTGALSREERALLERHVEYARHALTGIDFGLPVLEAITQMFERLDGSGYPEGLKGEQICFNARILAVANTFCALLRPRSYRMAHTVEQAMAILNETPRKYDPQVVRALQGFLQTGQGRDFLQKLRAGAGGDDGDNGGESESPSDRKRNGAQTEEGGVRA